The Populus alba chromosome 6, ASM523922v2, whole genome shotgun sequence genome contains a region encoding:
- the LOC118048527 gene encoding alpha-aminoadipic semialdehyde synthase isoform X4 has translation MLGNGVVGILSESVNKWERRAPLTPSHCARLLHSGKDKTGVARIIVQPSTKRIHHDAMYEDVGCEISDDLSECGLIVGIKQPKLDMILHDRAYAFFSHTHKAQKENMPLLDKVLAQRVSLYDYELIVGDHGKRLLAFGKFAGRAGFIDFLGGLGKRYLSLGYSTPFLSLGEAYMYSSLAAAKAAVISVGEEIATFGLPSGICPLVFIFTGSGNGNVCLSCLFLFLIVSHGAQEIFKLLPHTFVDPSRLPELFAQGRDLIPPEKASKRVFQVYGCVVTCQDMVEHLDSSKTFDKTDYYAHPEHYKPIFHEKIAPYASVIVNCMYWEKRFPRLLSTQQLQDLTRRGCPLIGIADITCDIEGSLEFINQTTSIDSPYVRYDPLNDSYHHDMEGDGMIFSSVDILPTQFAKEASQHFGDILSQFIGSLASTSDITKLPSHLRKACIAHGGALTPLFEYIPRMRKSDSEDIAESHTNLKSSKYKFSILVSLSGHLFDQFLINEALDIIEAAGGSFHLVKCQVGQSATAMSYSDLEVGAHDRAVLNQIIDSLTSLANPDESNGTINKEGNRISLKVGKVQQNDMNKGNDTKRKAAVLIIGAGRVCRPAVELLTSIENTSSHEWYKACLNTDFEGQNVVEVVVASLYLKDAEEIIDGIPNASAVQLDVKDDESLCKYISQVEVVISLLPPSCHIIIANACIKLKKHLVTASYVDDSMSFLHEEAKAADVTILGEMGLDPGIDHMMAMKMINNVRVRKGRIKSFTSYCGGLPSPAAANNPLAYKFSWSPAGAIRSGRNPAIYKYHGEIVHVDGEKLYDSAFRFRIPNFPAFALECLPNRNSLVYGKLYGIEDEASTIFRGTLRYEGFGEIMGTLASIGLFNTESHPVLRHGQRPSFKRFLCELLNIVSEIPDGVLLGEKHISERIVALGHCKEQGTAVRTAKTIIYLGLHEQTEIPVSCQTAFDVTCYRMEERLAYSSTEQKLMIPTCQIYGQDMVLLHHEMEVEFPDNQATENHKGTLLEFGRTVNGKTTTAMALTVGIPVAIGALLLLENKINTRGVLRPFEPEVYVPALDILQAYGIKVMEKVE, from the exons ATGCTTGGTAATGGAGTTGTTGGAATCCTCTCGGAGTCAGTGAACAAGTGGGAAAGAAGGGCGCCTTTAACCCCCTCTCATTGTGCTCGACTTTTGCACAGTGGGAAGGATAAAACTGGGGTGGCTCGGATAATTGTGCAGCCGTCGACGAAGCGTATTCATCATGATGCGATGTATGAGGATGTTGGCTGTGAGATATCGGATGATTTGTCCGAATGTGGTCTCATCGTGGGAATCAAGCAGCCCAAG CTGGATATGATTCTTCATGATAGAGCTTATGCCTTCTTCTCTCATACTCACAAGGCTCAGAAAGAAAACATGCCTTTGTTGGATAAG GTACTAGCTCAGAGGGTGTCATTGTATGACTATGAACTTATTGTCGGGGACCATGGTAAAAGGTTACTTGCATTCGGGAAATTTGCTGGCAGAGCCGGGTTCATTGATTTCTTGGGTGGATTAGGAAAGC GTTATCTAAGTCTTGGATATTCAACACCGTTCCTCTCATTGGGTGAAGCTTACATGTATTCATCCTTGGCTGCTGCCAAAGCTGCTGTTATTTCTGTTGGAGAAGAGATCGCTACTTTTGGATTGCCATCAGGAATCTGTCCTTTGGTATTCATATTCACCGGATCTGGAAATGGAAATG TATGTCTCTcttgtcttttccttttcctaatAGTTTCTCATGGCGCACAAGAGATATTTAAGCTTCTTCCACACACTTTTGTTGATCCAAGCAGACTTCCAGAGCTATTTGCACAA GGCAGGGATCTCATTCCACCTGAAAAGGCTTCAAAGAGAGTTTTCCAAGTATATGGTTGTGTGGTCACTTGTCAAGACATGGTTGAACACCTAGATTCTTCAAAAACATTTGATAAA ACAGACTACTATGCACATCCAGAGCACTACAAGCccattttccatgaaaaaatagCCCCATATGCATCTGTTATtg TCAATTGCATGTACTGGGAAAAAAGATTTCCTCGGTTGTTGAGTACCCAGCAGCTTCAAGATCTAACGAGGAGAGGTTGTCCGCTTATTGGAATCGCTGACATAACATGTGATATTGAGGGCTCATTAGAGTTCATCAACCAGACCACATCAATTGACTCACCATACGTGAG ATATGATCCATTAAATGATTCGTATCACCACGACATGGAGGGTGATGGTATGATATTTTCATCCGTTGACATTCTTCCTACACAGTTTGCAAAAGAG GCTTCCCAACATTTCGGAGACATACTATCCCAGTTTATTGGCAGTTTGGCTTCAACATCTGACATTACTAAGCTACCTTCACATCTAAGGAAAGCTTGCATAGCCCATGGAGGAGCACTTACCCCCTTGTTTGAATACATTCCACGCATGCGAAAGTCTGATTCAGA AGATATAGCAGAAAGTCATACAAATTTAAAGTCTAGCAAGTATAAGTTCAGTATTTTG GTATCTCTGAGTGGACACTTATTCGATCAATTCCTAATAAATGAGGCATTAGATATCATCGAAGCTGCTGGTGGCTCCTTCCACCTGGTTAAGTGTCAAGTGGGTCAAAGTGCTACTGCTATGTCATACTCTGATCTCGAA GTTGGTGCACATGATAGGGCAGTTCTGAATCAAATTATTGATTCTTTAACTTCTCTTGCCAATCCAGATGAAAGTAATGGAACTATAAATAAAGAAGGAAATAGAATTTCCTTGAAGGTTGGTAAAGTCCAGCAGAATGACATGAATAAGGGAAATGATACAAAAAGGAAGGCCGCTGTTCTAATTATTGGTGCAGGCCGCGTCTGTCGACCAGCTGTTGAGCTTTTAACATCAATTGAAAACACTTCATCTCATGAATGGTACAAGGCATGTCTGAATACTGATTTTGAAGGGCAGAATGTAGTCGAAGTTGTCGTTGCTTCTCTTTATCTTAAGGATGCAGAAGAG ATTATAGATGGAATTCCTAATGCATCGGCAGTTCAGCTTGATGTGAAGGATGATGAAAGTCTTTGCAAGTATATTTCACAG GTTGAGGTTGTTATCAGCTTACTCCCCCCTAGTTGCCACATAATCATAGCTAATGCATGCATCAAG CTTAAAAAGCATCTTGTCACAGCAAGCTACGTTGATGATTCTATGTCATTTCTACATGAAGAGGCAAAAGCTGCTGATGTTACTATTCTTGGCGAGATGGGTTTGGATCCAGGAATTG ATCATATGATGGCAATGAAGATGATCAACAATGTACGTGTTCGGAAAGGGAGAATAAAGTCTTTCACTTCTTATTGTGGAGGACTCCCATCCCCAGCAGCTGCAAATAACCCATTAGCATATAAATTCAG CTGGAGTCCTGCAGGAGCCATCCGATCTGGGCGCAATCCGgccatatataaatatcatggTGAAATTGTGCATGTTGATG GTGAGAAACTTTATGATTCAGCATTCAGATTTAGGATACCGAATTTTCCAGCTTTTGCATTAGAATGTCTTCCAAATCGCAATTCTTTAGTTTATGGAAAACTGTATGGCATAGAAGATGAAGCATCCACCATCTTTCGTGGAACGCTCCGCTATGAAG GGTTTGGCGAAATAATGGGGACACTTGCAAGTATTGGTCTATTTAATACTGAATCTCATCCAGTTTTAAGACATGGACAGAGACCCTCATTCAAAAGATTCCTTTGTGAACTGCTAAACATTGTTAGTGAAATTCCGGATGGAGTTCTGCTAGGAGAGAAGCACATTAGTGAGAGAATTGTTGCACTTGGGCATTGCAAAGAGCAAGGAACTGCAGTAAGGACGGCCAAAACCATTAT ATATTTAGGACTTCATGAGCAGACAGAAATTCCTGTCTCCTGCCAAACTGCATTTGATGTTACCTGTTACCGCATGGAAGAAAGGTTGGCCTATTCCAGCACAGAACAG AAACTAATGATTCCCACTTGTCAAATTTATGGTCAGGATATGGTGCTTTTGCATCATGAAATGGAGGTAGAATTCCCTGACAACCAAGCTACAGAGAACCATAAGGGCACACTACTAGAATTTGGAAGGACCGTGAATGGGAAAACAACCACTGCCATGGCTCTCACTGTTGGTATTCCAGTGGCCATTGGAGCTCTG CTCTTGCTAGAGAACAAGATCAATACAAGAGGTGTCTTAAGACCTTTTGAACCTGAAGTATATGTACCAG CACTGGACATCTTACAAGCGTATGGCATCAAGGTGATGGAGAAGGTTGAGTGA
- the LOC118048527 gene encoding alpha-aminoadipic semialdehyde synthase isoform X2 has translation MIALFRKNREEGTYTMLGNGVVGILSESVNKWERRAPLTPSHCARLLHSGKDKTGVARIIVQPSTKRIHHDAMYEDVGCEISDDLSECGLIVGIKQPKLDMILHDRAYAFFSHTHKAQKENMPLLDKVLAQRVSLYDYELIVGDHGKRLLAFGKFAGRAGFIDFLGGLGKRYLSLGYSTPFLSLGEAYMYSSLAAAKAAVISVGEEIATFGLPSGICPLVFIFTGSGNGNVSHGAQEIFKLLPHTFVDPSRLPELFAQGRDLIPPEKASKRVFQVYGCVVTCQDMVEHLDSSKTFDKTDYYAHPEHYKPIFHEKIAPYASVIVNCMYWEKRFPRLLSTQQLQDLTRRGCPLIGIADITCDIEGSLEFINQTTSIDSPYVRYDPLNDSYHHDMEGDGMIFSSVDILPTQFAKEASQHFGDILSQFIGSLASTSDITKLPSHLRKACIAHGGALTPLFEYIPRMRKSDSEDIAESHTNLKSSKYKFSILVSLSGHLFDQFLINEALDIIEAAGGSFHLVKCQVGQSATAMSYSDLEVGAHDRAVLNQIIDSLTSLANPDESNGTINKEGNRISLKVGKVQQNDMNKGNDTKRKAAVLIIGAGRVCRPAVELLTSIENTSSHEWYKACLNTDFEGQNVVEVVVASLYLKDAEEIIDGIPNASAVQLDVKDDESLCKYISQVEVVISLLPPSCHIIIANACIKLKKHLVTASYVDDSMSFLHEEAKAADVTILGEMGLDPGIDHMMAMKMINNVRVRKGRIKSFTSYCGGLPSPAAANNPLAYKFSWSPAGAIRSGRNPAIYKYHGEIVHVDGEKLYDSAFRFRIPNFPAFALECLPNRNSLVYGKLYGIEDEASTIFRGTLRYEGFGEIMGTLASIGLFNTESHPVLRHGQRPSFKRFLCELLNIVSEIPDGVLLGEKHISERIVALGHCKEQGTAVRTAKTIIYLGLHEQTEIPVSCQTAFDVTCYRMEERLAYSSTEQKLMIPTCQIYGQDMVLLHHEMEVEFPDNQATENHKGTLLEFGRTVNGKTTTAMALTVGIPVAIGALLLLENKINTRGVLRPFEPEVYVPALDILQAYGIKVMEKVE, from the exons ATGATTGCTTTATTCAGGAAGAACAGGGAAGAAGGTACGTACACCATGCTTGGTAATGGAGTTGTTGGAATCCTCTCGGAGTCAGTGAACAAGTGGGAAAGAAGGGCGCCTTTAACCCCCTCTCATTGTGCTCGACTTTTGCACAGTGGGAAGGATAAAACTGGGGTGGCTCGGATAATTGTGCAGCCGTCGACGAAGCGTATTCATCATGATGCGATGTATGAGGATGTTGGCTGTGAGATATCGGATGATTTGTCCGAATGTGGTCTCATCGTGGGAATCAAGCAGCCCAAG CTGGATATGATTCTTCATGATAGAGCTTATGCCTTCTTCTCTCATACTCACAAGGCTCAGAAAGAAAACATGCCTTTGTTGGATAAG GTACTAGCTCAGAGGGTGTCATTGTATGACTATGAACTTATTGTCGGGGACCATGGTAAAAGGTTACTTGCATTCGGGAAATTTGCTGGCAGAGCCGGGTTCATTGATTTCTTGGGTGGATTAGGAAAGC GTTATCTAAGTCTTGGATATTCAACACCGTTCCTCTCATTGGGTGAAGCTTACATGTATTCATCCTTGGCTGCTGCCAAAGCTGCTGTTATTTCTGTTGGAGAAGAGATCGCTACTTTTGGATTGCCATCAGGAATCTGTCCTTTGGTATTCATATTCACCGGATCTGGAAATGGAAATG TTTCTCATGGCGCACAAGAGATATTTAAGCTTCTTCCACACACTTTTGTTGATCCAAGCAGACTTCCAGAGCTATTTGCACAA GGCAGGGATCTCATTCCACCTGAAAAGGCTTCAAAGAGAGTTTTCCAAGTATATGGTTGTGTGGTCACTTGTCAAGACATGGTTGAACACCTAGATTCTTCAAAAACATTTGATAAA ACAGACTACTATGCACATCCAGAGCACTACAAGCccattttccatgaaaaaatagCCCCATATGCATCTGTTATtg TCAATTGCATGTACTGGGAAAAAAGATTTCCTCGGTTGTTGAGTACCCAGCAGCTTCAAGATCTAACGAGGAGAGGTTGTCCGCTTATTGGAATCGCTGACATAACATGTGATATTGAGGGCTCATTAGAGTTCATCAACCAGACCACATCAATTGACTCACCATACGTGAG ATATGATCCATTAAATGATTCGTATCACCACGACATGGAGGGTGATGGTATGATATTTTCATCCGTTGACATTCTTCCTACACAGTTTGCAAAAGAG GCTTCCCAACATTTCGGAGACATACTATCCCAGTTTATTGGCAGTTTGGCTTCAACATCTGACATTACTAAGCTACCTTCACATCTAAGGAAAGCTTGCATAGCCCATGGAGGAGCACTTACCCCCTTGTTTGAATACATTCCACGCATGCGAAAGTCTGATTCAGA AGATATAGCAGAAAGTCATACAAATTTAAAGTCTAGCAAGTATAAGTTCAGTATTTTG GTATCTCTGAGTGGACACTTATTCGATCAATTCCTAATAAATGAGGCATTAGATATCATCGAAGCTGCTGGTGGCTCCTTCCACCTGGTTAAGTGTCAAGTGGGTCAAAGTGCTACTGCTATGTCATACTCTGATCTCGAA GTTGGTGCACATGATAGGGCAGTTCTGAATCAAATTATTGATTCTTTAACTTCTCTTGCCAATCCAGATGAAAGTAATGGAACTATAAATAAAGAAGGAAATAGAATTTCCTTGAAGGTTGGTAAAGTCCAGCAGAATGACATGAATAAGGGAAATGATACAAAAAGGAAGGCCGCTGTTCTAATTATTGGTGCAGGCCGCGTCTGTCGACCAGCTGTTGAGCTTTTAACATCAATTGAAAACACTTCATCTCATGAATGGTACAAGGCATGTCTGAATACTGATTTTGAAGGGCAGAATGTAGTCGAAGTTGTCGTTGCTTCTCTTTATCTTAAGGATGCAGAAGAG ATTATAGATGGAATTCCTAATGCATCGGCAGTTCAGCTTGATGTGAAGGATGATGAAAGTCTTTGCAAGTATATTTCACAG GTTGAGGTTGTTATCAGCTTACTCCCCCCTAGTTGCCACATAATCATAGCTAATGCATGCATCAAG CTTAAAAAGCATCTTGTCACAGCAAGCTACGTTGATGATTCTATGTCATTTCTACATGAAGAGGCAAAAGCTGCTGATGTTACTATTCTTGGCGAGATGGGTTTGGATCCAGGAATTG ATCATATGATGGCAATGAAGATGATCAACAATGTACGTGTTCGGAAAGGGAGAATAAAGTCTTTCACTTCTTATTGTGGAGGACTCCCATCCCCAGCAGCTGCAAATAACCCATTAGCATATAAATTCAG CTGGAGTCCTGCAGGAGCCATCCGATCTGGGCGCAATCCGgccatatataaatatcatggTGAAATTGTGCATGTTGATG GTGAGAAACTTTATGATTCAGCATTCAGATTTAGGATACCGAATTTTCCAGCTTTTGCATTAGAATGTCTTCCAAATCGCAATTCTTTAGTTTATGGAAAACTGTATGGCATAGAAGATGAAGCATCCACCATCTTTCGTGGAACGCTCCGCTATGAAG GGTTTGGCGAAATAATGGGGACACTTGCAAGTATTGGTCTATTTAATACTGAATCTCATCCAGTTTTAAGACATGGACAGAGACCCTCATTCAAAAGATTCCTTTGTGAACTGCTAAACATTGTTAGTGAAATTCCGGATGGAGTTCTGCTAGGAGAGAAGCACATTAGTGAGAGAATTGTTGCACTTGGGCATTGCAAAGAGCAAGGAACTGCAGTAAGGACGGCCAAAACCATTAT ATATTTAGGACTTCATGAGCAGACAGAAATTCCTGTCTCCTGCCAAACTGCATTTGATGTTACCTGTTACCGCATGGAAGAAAGGTTGGCCTATTCCAGCACAGAACAG AAACTAATGATTCCCACTTGTCAAATTTATGGTCAGGATATGGTGCTTTTGCATCATGAAATGGAGGTAGAATTCCCTGACAACCAAGCTACAGAGAACCATAAGGGCACACTACTAGAATTTGGAAGGACCGTGAATGGGAAAACAACCACTGCCATGGCTCTCACTGTTGGTATTCCAGTGGCCATTGGAGCTCTG CTCTTGCTAGAGAACAAGATCAATACAAGAGGTGTCTTAAGACCTTTTGAACCTGAAGTATATGTACCAG CACTGGACATCTTACAAGCGTATGGCATCAAGGTGATGGAGAAGGTTGAGTGA
- the LOC118048527 gene encoding alpha-aminoadipic semialdehyde synthase isoform X1, which translates to MIALFRKNREEGTYTMLGNGVVGILSESVNKWERRAPLTPSHCARLLHSGKDKTGVARIIVQPSTKRIHHDAMYEDVGCEISDDLSECGLIVGIKQPKLDMILHDRAYAFFSHTHKAQKENMPLLDKVLAQRVSLYDYELIVGDHGKRLLAFGKFAGRAGFIDFLGGLGKRYLSLGYSTPFLSLGEAYMYSSLAAAKAAVISVGEEIATFGLPSGICPLVFIFTGSGNGNVCLSCLFLFLIVSHGAQEIFKLLPHTFVDPSRLPELFAQGRDLIPPEKASKRVFQVYGCVVTCQDMVEHLDSSKTFDKTDYYAHPEHYKPIFHEKIAPYASVIVNCMYWEKRFPRLLSTQQLQDLTRRGCPLIGIADITCDIEGSLEFINQTTSIDSPYVRYDPLNDSYHHDMEGDGMIFSSVDILPTQFAKEASQHFGDILSQFIGSLASTSDITKLPSHLRKACIAHGGALTPLFEYIPRMRKSDSEDIAESHTNLKSSKYKFSILVSLSGHLFDQFLINEALDIIEAAGGSFHLVKCQVGQSATAMSYSDLEVGAHDRAVLNQIIDSLTSLANPDESNGTINKEGNRISLKVGKVQQNDMNKGNDTKRKAAVLIIGAGRVCRPAVELLTSIENTSSHEWYKACLNTDFEGQNVVEVVVASLYLKDAEEIIDGIPNASAVQLDVKDDESLCKYISQVEVVISLLPPSCHIIIANACIKLKKHLVTASYVDDSMSFLHEEAKAADVTILGEMGLDPGIDHMMAMKMINNVRVRKGRIKSFTSYCGGLPSPAAANNPLAYKFSWSPAGAIRSGRNPAIYKYHGEIVHVDGEKLYDSAFRFRIPNFPAFALECLPNRNSLVYGKLYGIEDEASTIFRGTLRYEGFGEIMGTLASIGLFNTESHPVLRHGQRPSFKRFLCELLNIVSEIPDGVLLGEKHISERIVALGHCKEQGTAVRTAKTIIYLGLHEQTEIPVSCQTAFDVTCYRMEERLAYSSTEQKLMIPTCQIYGQDMVLLHHEMEVEFPDNQATENHKGTLLEFGRTVNGKTTTAMALTVGIPVAIGALLLLENKINTRGVLRPFEPEVYVPALDILQAYGIKVMEKVE; encoded by the exons ATGATTGCTTTATTCAGGAAGAACAGGGAAGAAGGTACGTACACCATGCTTGGTAATGGAGTTGTTGGAATCCTCTCGGAGTCAGTGAACAAGTGGGAAAGAAGGGCGCCTTTAACCCCCTCTCATTGTGCTCGACTTTTGCACAGTGGGAAGGATAAAACTGGGGTGGCTCGGATAATTGTGCAGCCGTCGACGAAGCGTATTCATCATGATGCGATGTATGAGGATGTTGGCTGTGAGATATCGGATGATTTGTCCGAATGTGGTCTCATCGTGGGAATCAAGCAGCCCAAG CTGGATATGATTCTTCATGATAGAGCTTATGCCTTCTTCTCTCATACTCACAAGGCTCAGAAAGAAAACATGCCTTTGTTGGATAAG GTACTAGCTCAGAGGGTGTCATTGTATGACTATGAACTTATTGTCGGGGACCATGGTAAAAGGTTACTTGCATTCGGGAAATTTGCTGGCAGAGCCGGGTTCATTGATTTCTTGGGTGGATTAGGAAAGC GTTATCTAAGTCTTGGATATTCAACACCGTTCCTCTCATTGGGTGAAGCTTACATGTATTCATCCTTGGCTGCTGCCAAAGCTGCTGTTATTTCTGTTGGAGAAGAGATCGCTACTTTTGGATTGCCATCAGGAATCTGTCCTTTGGTATTCATATTCACCGGATCTGGAAATGGAAATG TATGTCTCTcttgtcttttccttttcctaatAGTTTCTCATGGCGCACAAGAGATATTTAAGCTTCTTCCACACACTTTTGTTGATCCAAGCAGACTTCCAGAGCTATTTGCACAA GGCAGGGATCTCATTCCACCTGAAAAGGCTTCAAAGAGAGTTTTCCAAGTATATGGTTGTGTGGTCACTTGTCAAGACATGGTTGAACACCTAGATTCTTCAAAAACATTTGATAAA ACAGACTACTATGCACATCCAGAGCACTACAAGCccattttccatgaaaaaatagCCCCATATGCATCTGTTATtg TCAATTGCATGTACTGGGAAAAAAGATTTCCTCGGTTGTTGAGTACCCAGCAGCTTCAAGATCTAACGAGGAGAGGTTGTCCGCTTATTGGAATCGCTGACATAACATGTGATATTGAGGGCTCATTAGAGTTCATCAACCAGACCACATCAATTGACTCACCATACGTGAG ATATGATCCATTAAATGATTCGTATCACCACGACATGGAGGGTGATGGTATGATATTTTCATCCGTTGACATTCTTCCTACACAGTTTGCAAAAGAG GCTTCCCAACATTTCGGAGACATACTATCCCAGTTTATTGGCAGTTTGGCTTCAACATCTGACATTACTAAGCTACCTTCACATCTAAGGAAAGCTTGCATAGCCCATGGAGGAGCACTTACCCCCTTGTTTGAATACATTCCACGCATGCGAAAGTCTGATTCAGA AGATATAGCAGAAAGTCATACAAATTTAAAGTCTAGCAAGTATAAGTTCAGTATTTTG GTATCTCTGAGTGGACACTTATTCGATCAATTCCTAATAAATGAGGCATTAGATATCATCGAAGCTGCTGGTGGCTCCTTCCACCTGGTTAAGTGTCAAGTGGGTCAAAGTGCTACTGCTATGTCATACTCTGATCTCGAA GTTGGTGCACATGATAGGGCAGTTCTGAATCAAATTATTGATTCTTTAACTTCTCTTGCCAATCCAGATGAAAGTAATGGAACTATAAATAAAGAAGGAAATAGAATTTCCTTGAAGGTTGGTAAAGTCCAGCAGAATGACATGAATAAGGGAAATGATACAAAAAGGAAGGCCGCTGTTCTAATTATTGGTGCAGGCCGCGTCTGTCGACCAGCTGTTGAGCTTTTAACATCAATTGAAAACACTTCATCTCATGAATGGTACAAGGCATGTCTGAATACTGATTTTGAAGGGCAGAATGTAGTCGAAGTTGTCGTTGCTTCTCTTTATCTTAAGGATGCAGAAGAG ATTATAGATGGAATTCCTAATGCATCGGCAGTTCAGCTTGATGTGAAGGATGATGAAAGTCTTTGCAAGTATATTTCACAG GTTGAGGTTGTTATCAGCTTACTCCCCCCTAGTTGCCACATAATCATAGCTAATGCATGCATCAAG CTTAAAAAGCATCTTGTCACAGCAAGCTACGTTGATGATTCTATGTCATTTCTACATGAAGAGGCAAAAGCTGCTGATGTTACTATTCTTGGCGAGATGGGTTTGGATCCAGGAATTG ATCATATGATGGCAATGAAGATGATCAACAATGTACGTGTTCGGAAAGGGAGAATAAAGTCTTTCACTTCTTATTGTGGAGGACTCCCATCCCCAGCAGCTGCAAATAACCCATTAGCATATAAATTCAG CTGGAGTCCTGCAGGAGCCATCCGATCTGGGCGCAATCCGgccatatataaatatcatggTGAAATTGTGCATGTTGATG GTGAGAAACTTTATGATTCAGCATTCAGATTTAGGATACCGAATTTTCCAGCTTTTGCATTAGAATGTCTTCCAAATCGCAATTCTTTAGTTTATGGAAAACTGTATGGCATAGAAGATGAAGCATCCACCATCTTTCGTGGAACGCTCCGCTATGAAG GGTTTGGCGAAATAATGGGGACACTTGCAAGTATTGGTCTATTTAATACTGAATCTCATCCAGTTTTAAGACATGGACAGAGACCCTCATTCAAAAGATTCCTTTGTGAACTGCTAAACATTGTTAGTGAAATTCCGGATGGAGTTCTGCTAGGAGAGAAGCACATTAGTGAGAGAATTGTTGCACTTGGGCATTGCAAAGAGCAAGGAACTGCAGTAAGGACGGCCAAAACCATTAT ATATTTAGGACTTCATGAGCAGACAGAAATTCCTGTCTCCTGCCAAACTGCATTTGATGTTACCTGTTACCGCATGGAAGAAAGGTTGGCCTATTCCAGCACAGAACAG AAACTAATGATTCCCACTTGTCAAATTTATGGTCAGGATATGGTGCTTTTGCATCATGAAATGGAGGTAGAATTCCCTGACAACCAAGCTACAGAGAACCATAAGGGCACACTACTAGAATTTGGAAGGACCGTGAATGGGAAAACAACCACTGCCATGGCTCTCACTGTTGGTATTCCAGTGGCCATTGGAGCTCTG CTCTTGCTAGAGAACAAGATCAATACAAGAGGTGTCTTAAGACCTTTTGAACCTGAAGTATATGTACCAG CACTGGACATCTTACAAGCGTATGGCATCAAGGTGATGGAGAAGGTTGAGTGA